A region of the Amycolatopsis sp. cg13 genome:
GGCCGCATCCGGAACACGCTGCGCATGTTGTCCGATTCCAGCAGGTTCCGGCGGAGGTCGCGCAGATAGTCCTCGCCCGCGCCCTCGGGCTTGCGGAACAGCTGAAGCCCGCCTACGTGCATCGGGTGCTCGCGGGTCTCGACCATCAGGAACATCGAGTCGGTTACCGGCATCAACGGCATTCGGACACCCCTTTCCGCCGCCGTGGGGACCTCGGCGTCCCCGGCCCCCGGAGTGTACGCACGAAAAAGGCGGTGTCTCAGATCTCGCGGCCAGGTGGGGGACAACGGGGCGGCGCGGCAGGCCGCAGACCCTGACAAACCCTGTCCGGTGACGTGTCTGCAGCTGCTTACCGGGGGCGGATACCATCGCTGGCGTGGCAGGACGGACTGGAGCTCAGCAGCTGGGGGACGCGCTCACGGCTCTCGGGACCGAGGTGGTGTTCGGCCTGCCGGGAGTCCACAACCTGCCGCTGTGGGAGGCGTTGACCGGCACCGGGATCCGGCTCGTCAACGTCCGGCACGAACAGACCGCGGGATACGCCGCCGACGGTTATGCCCGCAGGACGGGAAAACTCGGCGTCGCGCTCGTGACCACCGGCCCCGGTGCGGCGAACACGCTCGGCGCGGTCGGCGAAGCGATGGCGTCCGCGGCCCCGGTGCTCGTGATCGCCACGGACATCCCGTCGACGCTGCGCCGTCCGGGTGTCGTGCGCGGGGTGCTGCACGAAACTTCCGATCAGCAGGCGATGTTCGCGCCGGTCACCAAGGCCGGGTTCACCGTGCACCGCGCGGATCAGATCGGCACGACGCTGCACCGCGCCGCCCGGCTCGCGCTGATGCCGCAAAGCGGCCCGGTGTATTTGGGCATTCCGACCGATTTCCTCCGCGAAACCACCCCGCCGCGCGAACCGCCCGCGCCGCCCGCCGAACGCGTGCTCGACTTGCCGGACCTGCCTCGCGCGGCGGAATTGCTGGCGTCCGCGCGCCGCCCGCTGATCTGGGCTGGCGGCGGCGCGTTGCGCTCCGAAGCCGGGGAAGCGATCGGGAATCTCGCGCAGCGGCTGGCCGCGCCGGTGCTCACCACGTTCGGCGCGCGCGGCCTGCTTCCGCTCGATCATCCTTGCCTGGCACCGAATCCGGTGCACGCGCCGGAGGTCGGGCAGCTGTGGGACGAGGCCGACGTGGTGCTCGCGATCGGCACCGACTTCGACGGCCTGATGACGCAGAACTGGCAGATGCCCGCGCCGCCGAAGCTGATCGCGATCAATGTCGACGCGGGCGACGCGGCGAAGAACTACCGGCCGGACGTCACCCTGGTCGGCGACGCTCGCCGCGTCGTCGAATCCCTGCACCCGGAAACCCGCCCCGGCCTGGACGAATTGACCGCGCGGCTGGCGGGGATCGGCCGCCGGGTGCGCAGGCGCATCCGCGACGAGGAACCGCAGGCCGCCGACTTTCTGTCCACTTTGGAGGAAGTGCTCCCGGCGGACGGGACGATCGTCACGGACATGTGCGTCGCCGGATACTGGATCGGCGGCTTCCACCGGGTCCGTGCACCGCGGCGGCTGGCGTACCCGATGGGCTGGGGCACGCTCGGTTACGGCTTCCCGGCGTCGCTCGGCGCGGGTGCGGCGGCCGAGGCGACCGGCGGCGGGCGCGTCCTGTGCGTCACCGGCGACGGCGGTTTCCTTTACGCGGTAGGGGATTTGGCGACGCTCGCCGAGGAACAGCTGCCGGTGACGGTCGTGGTCGTCGACGACGGCGGCTACGGCATGCTGCGCTTCGACCAGGATCAGGAGGGCCTGCCGCACCGCGGAGTCGACTGGGACAGCCCGGATTTCGTCGGGCTGGCCCGTTCGTTCGGCGTGCACGCGGACCGGGTGTCCGGCTTCGGCCGCGCGTTTCGCCGGCTGCTGAGCGAATTCGTGGAATCGGACGAGCCGAACGTGCTGGTGGTCCGCGCGAAGCTCAAGCCGCCGCTGAACACTTCGCCGCGGTGGTACCGGAAACCGCGCGGCTAGGCATCGCCTCGCAGCGACCGGACCATGCTCCGCAGGATCCGGAACGCATCTGACTGTTCGGTCTCGGTCAGTCCTTCCAGCATCCTGACCTCGACGGACCGGACCGCGGCGCTCGCCTTCTCCAGACTCCGCCGTCCGCGCGGCGTGAGCCGGGCCGGAAGCGCCTTTCCGACGGGCGCTTCCGCGGGCCTGGTCACGTAGCCGTCTCGCTCCAGGGCTTGGAGCAGCACATTCATCGACTGCCGGGTCACGAACGTGCCGCGGGCGAGCTCGGAGTTCGACAGGCCCGGTCGTTGCGACAGCAGTTCGAGGCAGGAGTAGTGCGTCACCGTCATCCCGAGCGGGCGCAGCACCTCCTCCATCGCCGCGCGCAGTGCGCTCGAGGTTTCTTTCAGCAGGTAGCCCAGTGACTTGTCCAGGTTCACTCCGTCGGCTTGACTCATGTCAGGATTCTGACATACAGTGGCTCGTGTCAGGTACCTGACACGAAGAAAAGGAGCAGCACCTTGCCCGCCATCGGCCCCGATTTCCTCTCGCTCCAGGCACGCGACCTGGACGTTTCACAGGCGTTCTACGAGCGCTACCTCGGCCTCGTCCGCTCGCCCGCCGGTCCTCCGCACGCCGTCGTCTTCGAGACGAAGCCGATCGCGTTCGCCCTCCGCGACGTCGTTCCCGGCACCGATCTCGCCTCCGCCGCCCGTCCCGGCATCGGCGCCGCGATCTGGCTGCTCGCCACCGACGTCCAGGCCATCCACGACGCGCTAGTCGCCGACGGGCACCCGATCGTCTCCGCGCCGATCGACGGTCCCTTCGGCCGGACGTTCACCTTCGCCGACCCCGACGGCTACCACGTCACCCTCCACGACCGTGGCTGACGCGAACACCCTGGTTTTCGGGGCTACCGGAGCACTCGGCCAGCACGTCCTGGACGCGCTGGTGTCGCGGGGCGTGAGTCCCGAAACGATCACCGCGGCAGGGCGGAACCAGGCGCGCCTTGCGGAACTCGCTTCCGCTGGGTTCCGTGCCACAGCGGTTGATCTGTCGGATTCGGCCGCCGTCGCGGAACTGGTCTCGCGGCACTCGGACATCGTGCTGATCTCGGGACGTGACGAGAATCGCCTTGCTCAGCACGAGTCGGTCATCGAAGCCGCGAAGAACGCCCGCCACCTCTACTACACCAGCGGAGTCCGCGCCGACGACGACCGGTTCGAGATCAACGCGGACCACCGGGCGACCGAGAAGGCCCTCGCCGCTTCCGGCCTGACGTACACGATTCTGCGGAACACCTGGTACATCGAGAACTATGTCCAGTCGCTGGCCGGTCCTCGCTTCACCGGCGTGCTCGCCGCGGCGACCGGTGACGCCGTCGTCGCGGCAGCCAGCCGGAAGGATCTGGCCGAGGCATTGGCCGTCGTGGTCACCACCGATGGCCACGACAATGTCACGTACGACCTCTCCGGCGACACGGACTTCACCTACGCCGACATTGCCGAAGCGATGTCCGTCGTGCTGGAGCGAGAGGTCGTTTACCGACCGGTCGCGCCCGAGGAATTGCGGGCAATGCTCCGCAAAACGGGAATGGACGACGAGCTCGCCGGCTTCCTGGTCAGTCTCGACGAAACCATCGCCGCCGGGATTTTCGCGCGGGTCGGCGACGATCTTTCCCGGCTCCTGGGCCGGCCGACGACCGGCCTCGTCGAAGGGCTGACCGCGAAGTGATCCCGGCCGGTCAGCGATTCTGGATCAACACCGTCACCCTGGACCACGTCGAAGCGGCCGCCGAGGGCGGCTTCACGCAAGCGGATCACGGTGCGGGCAAACGCCTTCGCCAGCCGAGTCCGGGCGACGAGATGATTTTCTACTCGCCGCGCACGAGTTTGCAGGGCGGCACACCCGTCCGGCAATTCACCGCGTGGGCCACCATCACCGGCGAAAAGCCTTACCAGGCTTACGTGAGCGACGATTTCCAGCCATGGCGGCTCGCGGCTTCCTTCCACGCTTGCCAGCGCGTGGACGCGAAGCCGCTAGTCGACCAGCTGTCGTTCGTCACCGATCCCGCGCATTGGGGGTTGCCGTTCCGCCGTGGCTTGTTTTCCATTCCGCAGCAGGATTTCGCGACGATCCTCGCGCGCATGACCGCGTGAGGTCAGCTGTGCGAGTCCGCTTCCCAGCTGAGGAACGCGTCCAGCGTCGCTGACCGGTGCGCCCGCGCGCAGTGCTCTATCCATTCGGGGCCGGAACCGGCACGGATGAGATCGAGCAGCTGGTCGTGTTCGGCGACCGAGGCGAGCGCGCGGGCGGGGACGAACGAGAACGTCGAATCGCGGATCCCGGCGAGCTGGGACCAGCCCTTCTTGACCAGGTCGACCAGGCTCGGGTTGGGGCAGCGGGTGTAGAGGACCTCGTGGAACTCGTGGTTGAGCCGGGTGAACTCGACCGGTTCGAGCTGGTCGAGACCGGCGCGCATCCGGTCGTTGAGTTCGCCCGCCTCGGCGAGGTCGTCGGCGGTCAGGTGCGGTGCGGCGAGCGCGGTGGCCGCGCTTTCGACGATCGCGAGCATCTGCATCGTGTGCTCGTAGCCGACCGGATCGATCGCCGCGACTGTCGCGCCGACGTTGCGCTCGAAGTGCACCAGCCCCTCGGCCTGCAGCAGCCGCACCGCTTCCCGCACCGGGACCGTGCTCACGTCGAATTCCTTGGCCAGCGAACCGAGGACCAGCCGATGGCCTGCCGGGTACGCGCCCGCGGTGATGCGGGACTTGAGAACTTGGTACGTGTGCTGGCTCTTGCTGAGCCCGCCGGCCGCCTCGTGTGTTGTGGACATCCCTGTCGCCTCCCCTTCACAGCCCGCCGGGGCGGGGTGTCCAGGCCACGGTAACCGGTCCGTTCGCCGCGCTAAATAATATACATTCAATCCAGACGATGCGCCGTCCGAGAGAACGCGTGCCGGGGGCCTCGGCTGGTCCATCTGGGCAAAAAGCCTGTTCAGTTACCTCATTGAGCCTTGTCGGAGCGGCGACTGATTATATACGATCTGCCACGGCCTGAAGCACCGTCAGCAGCAGGGGAGGCGCGATGCCGCGCACGACCGGGATCAGCAGAGAGCACCGTCGCGTCGTCTTGGCGGCCATGGTCGGCACGACTATCGAGTGGTTCGACTTCTTCATCTACGCGATCTGCGCCGGACTGGTCTTCGCGACACAGTATTTCGCGGTGCTCGGCAAGGACGCGCTGATCGTGTCCTTCGCGACGGTCGGCATCAGCTTCTTCTTCCGCCCGGTCGGCGCGATCATCGCCGGGCATCTCGGCGACCGCCTCGGCAGGCGCGCGATGCTGATCCTCACCTTGCTGCTGATGGGGATCTCGACGGTGCTGATCGGCCTGGTGCCGAACACCGCGTCGATCGGCGTGTGGGCGCCGATCATCCTGGTGCTGCTGCGCATCGTGCAGGGCCTTTCGGCAGGCGGCGAATGGGGCGGCGCGGCCCTGCTCGCGGTCGAGCACGCGCCCGCCGACCGGCGCGGGCTGTACGGCGCGTTCCCGCAGATCGGCGTGCCGATCGGGCTGCTGCTGGCCAACGGCGTGCTCGCGCTGGTCACCGCGCTGACGTCGCCGGAGCAGTTCCTCGCGTGGGGCTGGCGGATCCCGTTCCTGCTGAGCGTGGTGCTGATCGTCGCCGGGCTGATGATCCGGTCGCGGGTCGCGGAAAGCCCGGTGTTCGAGGAGGTCCGTGAGAAGAAGGCGCGGTCGAGCATGCCGCTGGTGCAGCTGTTCCGGCACCACTGGAAGCTGGTGATCGCGGGCGCGCTGCTGTTCGCGGCCAACAACGCCGTCGGCTACATGACCACCGGCGGATACGTGCAGTCGTACGCGACCAAGACCCTGCACCTCGGCCGTTCGACAGTGCTGATCGCGGTGATGCTGTCCGCGGTCGCCTGGCTGGTGAGCACGCTGCTCGGCGGCTGGCTCGCGGACCGGATCGGCCGCGTCCGCACTTACCAGATCGGGTTCGTCATCCAGCTGGTGTGGATGTTCCCGTTCTTCGCGCTGATCAACACGGCCAACGTCGGACTGCTTCTGGTGGCGCTGTTCCTGTTCTCGGTCGGGCTCGGGTTCACCTACGGCCCGCAATCGGCGCTGTACTCGGAGATGTACCCGACGACGGTCCGCTACAGCGGCGCGGCGATCTCGTACGCGATCGGCGCGGTGCTCGGCGGGGCGTTCGCGCCGACCATCGCCGAATCACTGCAGACCCGCACCGGAACGGTCTACGCGGTCGCCGGCTACCTCGCCGTGATGACCGTGATCGGCCTGGTCACCAGCTTCTTCGTCAAGGACCGGAAGGGCGTGTCACTGAGTTCCGCGCCCGCGAACGCACAGGCAACTACCGTCGAAAACGTCTGAGCAGGGGGCGCGCGATGCGGACCCAGACCCGAAGCGACTACTGCGCGTGGCTCGACGCGGCCGCCCGGGACGCGCACGACGCGATCAACCGGATCCACGTCGAGGCTTACGCCGATCTGGTCCGCGCCGCCGAGCTGTACAAGGGCGAGCTGGCGTGCCGCCGCCCGGCGCGGCGGCCGGCGCCTGGTCTGCCCGGCCGGGGACAGCGCCATCGGAGCCATCGGGACGCCGGACTGCGGAGTTCCGCGATGGCGCGCGTCGAGGGGTCGCGGTTCGCCGATCCCCGGCCGGGCGGGTAGAAAGGGCGGCGGCGGCCGGTCGCCGCTCCCCGCGGCGCCGGCCGGTTGAGCCGACCCCGAGGAGGAGCAATGCCGGACCAGCAGCCGAACCCGCTGTGGCACCCGTTCGCGGACATGGGCGCGGTCGACGGGAACCGGTTCGTGGTGACCCGCGGCGAGGGGTCCTATGTCTGGGACGACGCGGGCCGTCGTTACTTCGACGCCTCCGCTTCGCTGTGGTACTCGAACCTCGGCCACGGCCGTCCCGAGATCACCCGCGCGGTCGCCGAGCAGCTCGAGAAGCTGGACGCGTACAACCTGTTCGGCGGCGTCGCGAACGAGCCTGCGTTGAAGCTGGCGTCGCGGCTGTCCGAGCTGGCTCCGGTGCCGGGGTCGAAGGTGTTCCTCGGCTCGGGCGGCGGCGACATGGTGGACACCGCGGTGAAGATCGCGCGGACCTACTTCGTCCACACCGGACGTCCGGACAAGACCCACATCATCAGCCGGACCCAGGGCTACCACGGCACGCACGGATTCGGCACCGCCGCGGCCGGGATCCCGGTGAACGCGGAAGGCTGGGGACCGCCGGCCGCGGACTTTTCGCAGGTGCCGTATGACAACGCGGCGGCGCTGGAGGAGGAAATCCTCCGCGTGGGGCCGGAGCGAGTGGCCGCGTTCTTCTGCGAACCGGTCATCGGCGCGGGCGGCGTGCTGCTGCCGCCGGACGGTTACATCGAGGAAGTGGCGGCGATCTGCCGCAAGCACGAGGTGCTGTTCGTCGCGGACTGTGTCATCTGCGCGTGGGGCCGGCTTGGCACTTGGTACGGCATCGACCGCTGGTCGGTGCAGCCGGATCTGGTGACCACGGCGAAAGGCGTGACGAGCGGGACGATCCCGCTGGGCGTCCTGCTGGTCGCGCCGCACGTGGCGGAGCCGTTCTTCACCGGCCGCCCGGGCGCGCCGATCCTGCGCCACGGCGCGACTTACGCCGGACACCCGGTCGCCTGCGCGGCGGCCAACGCGACGCTGGACATCTACGAACGCGACGACATCATCCCGCGCGGCAAGGCGCTGGAGAAGCCGCTCGCGGACGCGCTTTCCGGCGCGGTCGGCCATCCCGCGGTGGCGGAAGTCCGGGCCGGGCTGGGATTCCTGGCCGCGGTGGAACTCGCGCCCGACCTGCTGTCGGCGGACCCGGGCGCGCCCGGCCGGTTGCACAAGTTCCTGCTGGAGGAAGGCGTGATCGTGCGCTCGCTCGGCAAGGGGATGGCGGTGTCGCCGCCGCTGGTCGCCGAGGAGGCTGAGCTGGATCTGCTGGCGGCGGCGGTTCCGCGGGCGTTGGACCGGTTGCTGAAGAACTGACGACACTGCGGCGGCGCCGAGTTTCCGGTGCCGCCGCAGTCGTCTGTCTACATAGGACTACTTACAGGCGAGCGTTCCGGTGCGCAGCGCGTGGTTGTCGTCGTTGTCGTCGTCGGACCACACGACCTGCTTGCTCCCGTTCGCGCAGGTCGGCGAGATCGCGAAACCCTCGTTGTTGTAGTTCGACATCCCGGACGGGCGGTCGTACTGCGCGGTGACCGCGAACGCTCCGTTGGAGTTGACGTCGAGCGTGGTGGTGCGGCCCTTGCACGTGTTGTCGCACTCGGCCCACAGGTGGCCGGTCGACGGCTCGTACTCGAGGTCCATCACCGCCGGGAAGCCGCTGTCGATGGTGGCGACGCGGGTGTACTTGGTGCCGGACTGGTCGAGCGCGTACGCGTAGACCTTCCCGTTGGCTTCGAGCCCGACGAAGTACAGGCCGGTCCCGTGGTTCGGGTAGCTCGCCGGGTTGTAGGCGGCTTTCGTGTGCTCGTCCCGGAATTTGTGCGCGGTGAGCGCCGAGTCCGGCACCCAGGCGATGGCTTCGAGACCCTTGTTCGGGTCGACCGACGGCAGGTCCGAGGTGAGGTCCCACTCCCCGGTCGCCTTCAGCGAGGTGCCCGACCCGGAGGTCGCGTACCGGAGCACGGCGGGCTTGCTCGTGTCGCCGTCGTCGTTGTCGCGCTCGGTGGAGGTGAAGACGCCGTCCGGGGTGAAGACGACCCCTTCGGCGTCCGGGTCGCCGCTGCCGTCGGAGTAGTGCATCTGCTTGCCCTTGGCCCAGCCGTCGGCGGTGTCGGGCCGCCATTTGCCGCCGTCCTGGACGAGCCGGTACAGGGTGCTCGGACCGTTCTTCACCGCCCACAGCACGGTGGGCGATTCGTACGACACGCCGCTGAGGTTCTTGCCGAAAACCCCGGAGTCGTCGGCGATGGCCACCTTCGACCCGCCGGGCCACGCGGTGGCTTTCGGGGCGGCCGCCGGCGCCGCGTGGGCCGCACCGGCCCCGACCGCGAGCGCGAGGACCGACAACGCGACAGTGCCCCGGATTTTTCCACGCCGATGTGTTCCACGCTGGTGCGCAAGCAAGGAGCCGCTCCTTCTGTCCGTCTTGGCACGGGTGCAGGGCCGTGCCGAGGTGGTCGCTGCTGACAAGCGGCGGTCCCGCGTCGCGGGACTTACAGCAGTGGGTGATCGACAGTGGAGCACAAGGCGTGGCCAGTAGGCAACAAACAGCGGGTGACGTTGTCCCGGTGATCGGCACGGCGGGCTCGTGCCGCGCCGATCACCGCGGACGTCAACAAGAACCGGTCATCGCGCGACGGTCCGCCACACCGGCACGTTGACGACCGCCGCCGGCATGCCGGGAGCCCCGCTGTCCCCGGGAACGATCGTGAAGCGCCATTTGTCGACGCCGCCGCCCATGATTTCGGCATAGCGGCGAGCGCCGTCCGCGTTCGCGAAGCGGACCTGCTGACCACTGGCGAGGTGGGTGATCTTGACCGCCACACTGCCTCCTGGGATCGATCGAGGGGACGGGTTCTGCCTGGGTGCCGGCCCGCGGAGCTTCCCCCTCCGGGGCCGGCCCGACCAGTAGAACACGTGTTCGATTCGCGGGGCAATCCAGGTCCCCCTCCCGAGCGACCCTGGCAGTCATGGCTTCGGGCCGGCGGCCGAAATCAGTTCCTGGACCGGGCTCGCCGCTGCAAGACTGCCGTCTCATGGAGGAGAACCCGCGGGATGTCGCCGAACTGGCCGACCGGATGCGCCACGGGCAGCGAGTCAAATTCCTGTTCTTCTGGGGACACCGGCCGGAGAGCGACGGAAGCGCCGGACGGGGCTGTCTGAGCCAGTGGTGGCCGGCGCCCTTCACGCTGGCCGACCGGACGTTCGCCACGGCCGAGCACTACATGATGTGGCGGAAGGCCTTGCTGTTCGGCGACGAAACGACTGCCGGGAAGATCCTGGAAGCCCGGCATCCGCGCCAGGCCAAGGAGCTCGGACGCGGCGTCGTGGGCTTCGACCAGGATCAATGGGACGTCCGCCGCGGCGAGATCGTGCTCGCCGGCAGCGTCGCCAAGTTCGGGCAGCACCCGGAGTTGCTTCGCTTTCTGCTGAGCACGAGGAAGCGGGTGCTGGTGGAGGCGAGCCCGCTTGACCGGGTGTGGGGCATCGGGCTGACCGCGGACGATCCGGACGCGGAGAACCCCGCCCGATGGCGCGGGCTGAACCTGTTGGGCTTCGCACTGACGCAGGCCAGGACGCTCCTGGCGGAATCGGCCGGGGCGGCCGAAACCGCTTGTGCTACAAGGAAGACCGCACCATAGCCACCCGCGGCCACCGGTCCAGCCCCCGCGCGATCTCCGTCCGCCGGATCTCCCGCAGCGCCGGGCCCTGCTCTTCTTCGGCCAGCACCCGGAACCCGAGCCGCTCGTAGTAAGGCGCGTTCCACGGCACGTCCGCGAACGTAGTCAGCGTCAGCCCGGACAGCCCGCGTTCCGCGGCCCACGCGCCGACCGTCTCGATCAGCGCCCGTCCCAAGCCGCGGCGCGCGTGGCTCGGCAGCAGCGAAACCTGTTCCACGTGGCCGAAACCGTCGACCTCCTCGGCGAGCACGTACGCCGCGATCGTCCCGTCGTCGTCCCAGACCCAGCACCGGCCCGCCGACTGGAACACCGCGAGGTCCTCGGCCGAAGGCGGTGCGTCGTCGGCGATCTCGGCCATGCCGACGGCCCGGAACGGTTCTCCGGCGGCGCGTTCGAGGTCGGGCAGCACAGACAGGTCGGCGGGAGCGGCGAGGCGGATCACCGGCCCGATTTTACGGCTACACCGAGTATTCGGAAATCGCCTTTCCGATCTGCTCCGCGTAGCCGCGCAACGCCGTGATCGCCCGTTCGCGCTCCGTGTCGCCGACGCGCGTGGCCGGCCCGACGAGGCTCAGCACGCTCGGCCGGAGCCGGTCCGCGTCGACCGGCACCGAGCACGCCCACACGCCGTCCTCGATCTCGCCCCAGCTCTGCGCGTAACGGTTGGCCAGCGCGTGCTTGAGGGCGTCGCGCACCTCGGTGCCGCGTTCGTCGGCGATCCGGGCGGCCTGGCGTTCGCGTTCTCCGTCCGGCAGCAGGGCGAGCAGCATCTTCCCGGTCGCGCCGACGCCGAGCGGGATGGAATGCCCCGGCTGGAACGTGAACCGCATCGCGCGGTCGCATTCCACCCGGTCGCTGCACACCGCGAAATCGCCGAAGTGCTGGAACAGCAGGATCGTCTCGCCGAGTTCGCGCGCGGCCTCCTCCATCGTCGGCCGCGCGATCCGCGCCAGGTCGTTCGCGAGCCGGGCGGCGCGCGCGAGCGGCATCACGCGACTGGTGACGTGGTAGCGCCCGGACCGCGACTCTTCGAGCAACTGCAGTTCCTTCAGCAGTTGCACGTAGCGATAGGTGGTCGCGACCGGGCTGCCGATCACGCTGGCGAGTTCCGCCACACTGGCTTCCCAGCGCTGTTCAGTGAACGACAGCAGCAGCTGGAGCACTTTCCGGGAACTGTTGGCACCGGCCGTGCGGCGGAGCCCGGGTTCAGACATCCTGAAACCTCTTCGCGAGTTCACCGAATTCAGTCACGAACGCGTCGGTAAATTACCACAGTTCACGGTTTGTCCGGCACCGCGAGAAACGGTGTCAGCAATCCGGGCACGGCGGTGTCGGCGAGCGCGAGCCCGGCGCCCTGCTCGACGTCCAGCACGCGGTAATGCCCGCGTCCGGCGGCGACCGGCGCGATGACGGTCACGAGCCCGGCCCTCCGCTGGAACAGCGACCGCTGCACGACGATGCCGGTGAGCCGGTCGCTCCGGACCGCGACCGTCGCTCTGGCCAGCGACCCGGAACGGGTCACCAGGAACCGGCCGGTGATGGCGTGGCCGAGCGCGCGGTACCGGTCGAACCCGACCAGCACGGCGAACGGCAGCAGCACGAGTGCGGCTTGCCACGGCCATTCCGGCAGTACGTCGAGCCGGGCCAGCGCGAACAACGCGGCCGACAGCGCCAGCACGGCGAAGACGGCGCGGGTGATCCGGCGGGTCAGCGCGCGCCGGGTATGCCGCACGAGGGGGACCTTCGCGAAGTCCTCGCCGAGCACCTCGCTCGCGATCTCCCTGGCCTTCGCGGCCGGAGCGGGCGGCAGCAGCAGGCCGCCGCCGCGGTCCGCGCCCTTGCCCTCGCGCAGTCCGGCCGCGACCGCGACGCACTTCGCGCCGCCGACCATCCGCAGCGGCAACGGTTCCTTGATCTCGACGCCGCGCAACCGGTCTTCCTCGATCGACACCGACCGCGTCGTGACCAGCCCGCGCCGGATGTGCAGCGTGCCGCCCGGTTCGCGAGTGAGCCGGAAGTTCCAGAACGACAACACGTATCCGCCGACGGACAGCACTGCCACCACTACGAACAGTCCGGCCGCCGCCAGCACCACGGTGAGCCACACCGGTTGTTCGAGCGCGCGGGCGGTGAGGTCGCGAAGCGGCCCGAAACTCGTCGGATCGAAGTGCAGTTCGTGCGCGAAGTGATAGACGGTGCCGAGAATCGCCGCGACCACGGCGAGCCCGGACAGCGTGAACGGCGCGTACCGCACCCAGCGCTTGTCGACCTCGGCGACGAGCGACTCCGGCGGTTGCGGTGCCTCGGCTTCGGCCGGTTTCCGGTGCAGCAACAGGGTCCGCAGCCGCTGGGCTTCGGCGCGGGTGACCGCGTCGAGCACCAGCTGGTCCTTGCCCGGTCCCTTTCCGTGTTCGTGCCGTCCGGTACCGATTCTTACCGCGGAAAGCGAGAAAAGCCGATGTTTCGGTTCCGAAACCACGTCTACGGTACGGATTCGATCGCGCGGAATCGCACGTTGCTTGCGCAGCAGCAATCCGGTGTGCCATTCGATCTGGGTCGCGGTGACGCGGTAGCGCGAGGTGAGGCAGTGCGAAATGCCGGTGCCGATCGTCACCGCGGTGGCGGCGAGACCGATCCACTGCCAGTCATTCCCGTGGCCGAGCAGCAGTGCGCCAACGAGTACCGGAAGGGACTTGACCAGGTCGAGAAACGGGCGGATCAACAACATCCGGCGATCGAGGCGATGCCAGGGCGCGTCGCCGGTGCCCTCGGCGGCGACCGGAGCCGACGGTGCGGTGGCGTTCACGTCGCGTCCCCGCGCGCGGCCTGGGTGGTGCGGGTCAGCTCGTCGGCGAGCTCGACCGCGACCTCGCGGTCGAGTCCGGAGATGCGCAGCGGCCCGGCGGCCGACGCGGTCGTGACGGTGAGCCGGGCCAGCCCGAACAGCTGCTCCAGCGGGCCGCGTTCGACGTCGACCGTCTGGATCCGCGAGATCGGCGCGATCCGCCACTCCTGCTTCAGCCAGCCGGACTGGGTGTAGACCGCTTCACCGGTGACTTCCCAGCGGTGCACGCGGTAGCGCCACTGCGGCATGACCAGCAAGTGCAGCGGGGCGAGCACGCAGGAGAGCACAAGCGTCACCGGGAGCCACGACGGCGGGTCGTCCGCGGTCGCGACCACCACCGCCTGCACGGCGAGCACGACCAGCCAGCCTGCCCCGGCCGACGCCGCCCAATGGCCGATCGCCCGGCGGCTCACCCGGTGTTCGGGCGGGCGCAGCCGCA
Encoded here:
- a CDS encoding esterase-like activity of phytase family protein, translated to MSVLALAVGAGAAHAAPAAAPKATAWPGGSKVAIADDSGVFGKNLSGVSYESPTVLWAVKNGPSTLYRLVQDGGKWRPDTADGWAKGKQMHYSDGSGDPDAEGVVFTPDGVFTSTERDNDDGDTSKPAVLRYATSGSGTSLKATGEWDLTSDLPSVDPNKGLEAIAWVPDSALTAHKFRDEHTKAAYNPASYPNHGTGLYFVGLEANGKVYAYALDQSGTKYTRVATIDSGFPAVMDLEYEPSTGHLWAECDNTCKGRTTTLDVNSNGAFAVTAQYDRPSGMSNYNNEGFAISPTCANGSKQVVWSDDDNDDNHALRTGTLACK
- a CDS encoding PH domain-containing protein; this encodes MLLIRPFLDLVKSLPVLVGALLLGHGNDWQWIGLAATAVTIGTGISHCLTSRYRVTATQIEWHTGLLLRKQRAIPRDRIRTVDVVSEPKHRLFSLSAVRIGTGRHEHGKGPGKDQLVLDAVTRAEAQRLRTLLLHRKPAEAEAPQPPESLVAEVDKRWVRYAPFTLSGLAVVAAILGTVYHFAHELHFDPTSFGPLRDLTARALEQPVWLTVVLAAAGLFVVVAVLSVGGYVLSFWNFRLTREPGGTLHIRRGLVTTRSVSIEEDRLRGVEIKEPLPLRMVGGAKCVAVAAGLREGKGADRGGGLLLPPAPAAKAREIASEVLGEDFAKVPLVRHTRRALTRRITRAVFAVLALSAALFALARLDVLPEWPWQAALVLLPFAVLVGFDRYRALGHAITGRFLVTRSGSLARATVAVRSDRLTGIVVQRSLFQRRAGLVTVIAPVAAGRGHYRVLDVEQGAGLALADTAVPGLLTPFLAVPDKP
- a CDS encoding PH domain-containing protein, whose translation is MNTEESTTLQLRLRPPEHRVSRRAIGHWAASAGAGWLVVLAVQAVVVATADDPPSWLPVTLVLSCVLAPLHLLVMPQWRYRVHRWEVTGEAVYTQSGWLKQEWRIAPISRIQTVDVERGPLEQLFGLARLTVTTASAAGPLRISGLDREVAVELADELTRTTQAARGDAT
- a CDS encoding IclR family transcriptional regulator, with protein sequence MSEPGLRRTAGANSSRKVLQLLLSFTEQRWEASVAELASVIGSPVATTYRYVQLLKELQLLEESRSGRYHVTSRVMPLARAARLANDLARIARPTMEEAARELGETILLFQHFGDFAVCSDRVECDRAMRFTFQPGHSIPLGVGATGKMLLALLPDGERERQAARIADERGTEVRDALKHALANRYAQSWGEIEDGVWACSVPVDADRLRPSVLSLVGPATRVGDTERERAITALRGYAEQIGKAISEYSV
- a CDS encoding NADAR family protein gives rise to the protein MEENPRDVAELADRMRHGQRVKFLFFWGHRPESDGSAGRGCLSQWWPAPFTLADRTFATAEHYMMWRKALLFGDETTAGKILEARHPRQAKELGRGVVGFDQDQWDVRRGEIVLAGSVAKFGQHPELLRFLLSTRKRVLVEASPLDRVWGIGLTADDPDAENPARWRGLNLLGFALTQARTLLAESAGAAETACATRKTAP
- a CDS encoding aspartate aminotransferase family protein; translated protein: MPDQQPNPLWHPFADMGAVDGNRFVVTRGEGSYVWDDAGRRYFDASASLWYSNLGHGRPEITRAVAEQLEKLDAYNLFGGVANEPALKLASRLSELAPVPGSKVFLGSGGGDMVDTAVKIARTYFVHTGRPDKTHIISRTQGYHGTHGFGTAAAGIPVNAEGWGPPAADFSQVPYDNAAALEEEILRVGPERVAAFFCEPVIGAGGVLLPPDGYIEEVAAICRKHEVLFVADCVICAWGRLGTWYGIDRWSVQPDLVTTAKGVTSGTIPLGVLLVAPHVAEPFFTGRPGAPILRHGATYAGHPVACAAANATLDIYERDDIIPRGKALEKPLADALSGAVGHPAVAEVRAGLGFLAAVELAPDLLSADPGAPGRLHKFLLEEGVIVRSLGKGMAVSPPLVAEEAELDLLAAAVPRALDRLLKN
- a CDS encoding GNAT family N-acetyltransferase; the protein is MIRLAAPADLSVLPDLERAAGEPFRAVGMAEIADDAPPSAEDLAVFQSAGRCWVWDDDGTIAAYVLAEEVDGFGHVEQVSLLPSHARRGLGRALIETVGAWAAERGLSGLTLTTFADVPWNAPYYERLGFRVLAEEEQGPALREIRRTEIARGLDRWPRVAMVRSSL